The Candidatus Woesearchaeota archaeon DNA window CCCTGCCTGATCATCTCAGCAAGTGTCTTGCCAAGCTCAGCAGTGCTCATGGCTCCGGCAAGGGTAATCATCATCTTATTGCCTTTCTTCAGCTGGTCCACATATCCCTTTGCAGCGTCTTTGACAACTGCTGCGTTGAAATGAAGGAAATTATTATCTATGAATGACTTAATGACCTTGAAATCAGCTTTTTTATTCTCAAAATCCATTTTTTCACCTCCCTGATAATTTTAATCAGAAAAAAACCTTTTTTTATAAATATTATGGTTTTTGATTGAATCTAGAAACAAACTATCTATTTTGAGAGATGTATTTCTGCAGATAAGCAGCAGTAGGGAACCGCTGGGCAAGCTGAGCTCTTTGAACATCATTCAAGTATCTAAAACCGCCAATAATCCCGTTGCACCTGTCCTGACGGCACCTGCATACGAACGGGGAGGCCATATCCATCTCAGTGGTCAGGTAATTGAAGCTGATTATCTCTCCCGGCAAAATAGCCCTCCTTGCCACCAGATTGTCTGTGTCGGGATCCACTATGCAGGTGGGGTCAGAGCAGCTGTGATCTATCGCTCCCCTGCCGACGACATGGACAGAGTCATCAATCTGCCTCGAATACCTCAGCGGCCTTGAGATCTTCGAGCCGGTCGCATAGGAAATCACTTCACCTTCACCGATGCGCGCTGTGGCTATCGTGGCCCTCCCTGTCTCAGGCCTCACTATGAATTCAAGGTTATGGTTGAGCGTGGCTGTCGCAAGGAATTCCGGGAACTGGTCGACGCTGTCGCAGCTGTTCAGATAGGCCTGAAGCCGGGGTGATATATGCACCACTCCATCCCGGATAACTGCCATGACAGCTGCTGCTTCAGCGGGCCTGCTGCCTGGCCAAATATCCCTATGCCCCTGTCCAGATTTCCTGTATGCGATCCCTGATGCCATGCTGTAATCCCCTGAATATCATTCTCCCTGAATTTTGGTAATTATTAACTTGAAAGTTGGAAAAATTTATGATTAATAATAAAATCGGTCAATTATTTTGTGAAAAAGAAAATTATTTATATCAAAAGTAAAAATATACAAAAAATGGCGGGTCTCAGGGATATCGAAAGGAAGGTCATCGCAGGACTGGAAAGGGATGCGAGGGCGCATTTCTCAAAGATAGGCAAGAAGATGAGGAAGAGCCAGCAGCAGGTGAGCTATACTGTGAACTCGCTTGAGAAGCAGGGCATCATAAAGGGCTATTACACAATAATAGACTATTCCAAGCTGGATGTGCTCCATTTCAGGGCATATTTCAAAGTGAGCTACATAAGCGAGAAGAAGATGGAGGAGCTTGCCAGATCCATGGCTTCAGAGCCCATGACATGCTTTGTTGCCACATGCGGCGGGGAATATGACCTCATTGCAACTTTTTTGGCAAAGAACCCTTCCCAGTTCAACAAGGCGCTCCACAAGATAATGGAGAAGCATCCCAGGCATCTGCAGAATTTCACAGTCCTGACGACAGTCGTGGCAAGAGGATCCGGAAGGAAGTACCTGTTCTCGAATACAAACACGCTCACAGAAGACATCTACGGCGGGGACAGGGAGGCTGAGAAGATCGATGAGCTGGACATGAGACTGCTGGAGAGGCTATCTGCAAATGCGCGTGAGAGCGCGCTCAAGCTTGCAGCAAAGCTCGGCACGACGTCAAAGACAGTGATAGAAAGGATCAAGAGGATGCAGGACAGGCTAGTGATAAGATCATTCAGGCCATTGCTTGACCTCCAGAGCGCAGGATACAAGAGAAGCCTCCTGACAATAAGATACCATAACATAACAGCAGAGAAAGAGAATGAGCTGATCAATTTCCTGAATGCCCATCCAAATGTGCTTCGCCTCTTCAAGACAATAGGCGAATGGGATGTGGAAGTGGAGCTTGAGGGAGAAGATGCGCAGAAGCTGAGGAAGATAGAGATGGAGATAAGAGAGAGATTCGCTGCACTGATACAGACCATCAGGATAATACCTCTCTATGATGTCCATAAGATAAACTATTTCCCAAAAATCCTGGAACAACATTAATAAACAGCAATATGCTCATTGCTGGCTTGACCTCAGATGAGTGACATATACATCCTGCTGATTGACAAGAACAAAGGGAACGGCTCAAATGGGAAGGGCGGATGCCTGGACCAGGAGCGCTTAGAGCTTGAGGCAGCTGGCTTCCGAGTAGGCGATTTTGTGATGTGCCCTGAAACGCTTTCTCTGTATGATATTGTCATAGCCAACCCGAGGCCTGAAAGCGTAGAGAAGCTCTCCTATTTCCATAGGAACCACCCTGAAGTGCCCTTAATCGTTTATGGGGGCCTTATGAAAGATAATGTGGAGATCTGCAGTATCAATAAAGACCAAGCAGGGGTTTATATACCTGTATTCTCTAGAATGGAAGATTTTGTTGCCTTTATACAGTCATTAGCGTATTATAACTAAATTTATAAATATGTTTTTTTCTAGTGCTGATTACCTATTGCGGGCAAGCGGAAATTATAAATTTCCGGGTCCGCAAAATTGAATATTAATACAAAAAGCTACTCAATTTTGCGGGGGTAGCAAAGCCTGGTCAATCGAAAATCGTTGATTTTCGGTGGTCTAAAATCTTCGATTTCAGACCAAATGCGCAGGACTCAGAAAAGGTCTTGCAAAGCGCAAGGCAAGAGTGCGAAACTTAAGACCGGCAGAACGCCGTTGAGAGATCCTGTCTCTTAGTGGGTTCGAGGGTTCAAAAGGCATGCAGAGAGATCTGGTGTCATGAGATTCCCTTCCCCCGCATTTTTTCTTTTATCATAAATGTTGAAGCACCTGAATCCGGGGGTTTAAGATCTGAACTTGCAATACTCGCAGTCTTCTGATTGGAGCCGGGCAGTCTTCTTTGAGTTTTCTGGAGATCTTCTGTATCCCCCAGCGAAAGCTTTAAATATTATTTATGTTATAAATATTATTTATGGTATCAATATCAGTCTCAGTGCCTGAAGAGCTCAGGCAGAGGATGGAGAAGCACCCTGACATAAACTGGTCAGCGGTAGCACGAAAGGCCTTTGAGGATCATGTAGAGAAGATAGAATTCTTCAAGAAACTGGTCAGCAAGAGCAAGCTCACAGAGAAAGACGCAAAGGAGATAGCTGATAAGATAAATGAGAATGTCGGCAAAAGACTTCTTGCGAAAATGAAGCAGAAAAAGCGGAAATGATACGGTTTTTTCTCAGTCAATAATATCAAGGCCTTCCTGATATCATTAGATATGAAACTTGTTGTTGATGCCAACCCTATAATATCTATGCTGATAGCAGAGAGTCCTGCCATTGATATCATCTTTGACAAGCGATTCGAGATCTTTGCACCAAGGCTGATACTTGATGAGATCAGTAGGAATATGGGTGTGATCAGGTCAAAAAGCAGGCTATCAAATATGGAGCAGATATTCAGGATGATAAAGAATGAGATCCAGCTGGTGCCTTCAGAGGAGTATGAATGCTGTGTTCCAGATGCCGAGCAGATATGCCCTGATCCCAAAGATATTGCTTATTTCGCTCTTGCACTGCATTTAGGGTGTGGTATATGGTCAAATGAGAAATGGGAGCAGAATCTTGTCAGAGTATATATGACACATGAGCTCATCTCAATGATCTAGAGTAATTGCAATACTTGCACTCTTCAGATGGGGCTGGCATTCAACATAGCGGAAGTGTTAGATGCGAAGGTGGATGAGTTGTTCTTTGAGTGAGATGAGGGTTTTAGGGATAAGATTTAAATATCTGTTAGGGGGTTGTGTGGGTATGAAAAAAGTGGAGAAAAAGCAAGTATGGATTTTCATGATCATCGGGTTGTTCTTAGTTCTCATGTGTGCATGGAGCCTGTATGATTATTATGTCAAAGGAGAGGTCCATGTCTCAGTATTTCCCATACCTCAGGCAATAGGCACTCCAGGTATGGAATATTTTGGGCTTGTGCTTGGAGGCCTGTTCATATTCATTTCCTTCATCTCCTTCGGTGATGTTGGAGCTAATAAGAGGAACAAGGAGAGATTATAATAGGCTTCTTAGAGCAGAACAAATACAACCCATCTTTGAAATTAGCATTTGATGTTGCGAAAGTGCTAGATGCGAAGGTGGATGAATTGTTCTTTGAGTGAATTTCCGCTTTCCTGAGCGATATCTTTAAATACAAGATATATCTTACTTATCTTATGATAGACATAGGCAAGGTGAGCTCAAGAGGACAGATCGCGATACCTTCAGAGATCAGGCAGAGATTAGACCTCAAGGAAGGCAACAAGATACTATTCATATTAGATGAAGATACATTGATCATGAAAAAAGTCACTTCTGAAACATTTTCTGCATTAACAAAACCATTACGGAAGAAGACCAAGAAGATTAAAGAAGGCCAAGTCAACAGACTGATACACAATCTCAGGAAATAGAGTGACTCTGGATACTAATGTATTGGTCTCAGGCATGGACAGGAGACTCATTCAGGATACTTGACTTGATAGACAGAAAAGAATTAAAATGCATCCTGTCAATGGAGATCATAAAAGAATATAACAGAGTGATGAGCAGCGGAGAGATAATAGAGAAATCAAGGAAGAACAATCTCAAGATATCAAACATAATCAGGAAAGTAATAATGAATTCTATCATTGTGGAACCAAAGACAAGAATAAACATTGTGGAAGACAAGGATGACAACAAGTTCATAGAAGCAGCAGTTGAAGGCAAAGCAGATTACATAATAAGCCAGGATAATCATCTATTAAAGATCAAAGAGTACAGGGGTATAAGAATAATGACTCCAAGGGAGTTCTTGGATGAGCTGTTCTTTGAGTAAGATTCAAATATCTTAACAGTACCAGAGGTTGGATGGAAAAGCTTTATATTGTGATGATAATTGCGGCCATAATATTAGCAGTCATTTTCTTAATATTACTTGCGATACCTCTTATCTATAAGTATGTTTAAAAAAATTCGAGTGAATGAGAAATATTCTCATTTTCTGTTTCTTATCCCAACATCTTTTCTCTGTAGTTGAATGTTTCTGATTTCTTAGAGAATATTGCAGATATTTCTCAGAAGGGCATAAGAAGGATCAAAAGAAAAAATAAAATATGCGCCGGCATTGGCTAACCGGTAAGCCGCAAGGTTGATACCCTTGTGTCCTTAGGGACTTCGGGGTTCAAATAACTTTCGGTTTTTGCCGGTAGTTTGGAATTACCCGTGCCGGCGCACATCATTATCATGAGCTGTTCTATAGGTGATCAGGTATGTAGTTGCGGATTTCGGAAAAATGCAGCCAGAAGCTGGTCCTGCATAAGATGCAGAGAGAATATACTCTACCTAATCTGACAATGCTTCTGTATCTAATCTGCTCTTTGCTTTATGGCATCTCTTGCAGAGGGTTCTGAGATTTGCTTTCTCGAATGGCTTGCCTCCCATCTGGATAGGGATGATGTGATCCACATCCAAGAGTTTCTTGTTATACCTCTTGTTGCAAATACTGCATCTGAACTCATCTCTTCGCAAGACGTCCAAACGTACAAAGAACCAAGTGTTGTTGCGATTGAACTCATCCATGCACTTCCTGGAGCAATAATGCCTGCGTCCCTCAGCAACAGCATTATCACAGTTCCTGCAGAGCTTATTCCCCTGACTATCAAACCTCTCAGGTGTGTCCCTGATTCTTGGATAGCGTGCCATGAAATAGTATTTCATGCTCTCTTTTTTAGATTTTGCGCTTTTGTCAGAAATAGGATCAAAGCTCGAACTCCTCTATGAACCCGAGGATCGATGAATATTTCTCAAGATAATTGAAGCCCTTGTCAGTCAGGGTGATATGCTCCCGGCCTTTGACTTTTATCTTCCTTAT harbors:
- a CDS encoding Lrp/AsnC family transcriptional regulator; this translates as MAGLRDIERKVIAGLERDARAHFSKIGKKMRKSQQQVSYTVNSLEKQGIIKGYYTIIDYSKLDVLHFRAYFKVSYISEKKMEELARSMASEPMTCFVATCGGEYDLIATFLAKNPSQFNKALHKIMEKHPRHLQNFTVLTTVVARGSGRKYLFSNTNTLTEDIYGGDREAEKIDELDMRLLERLSANARESALKLAAKLGTTSKTVIERIKRMQDRLVIRSFRPLLDLQSAGYKRSLLTIRYHNITAEKENELINFLNAHPNVLRLFKTIGEWDVEVELEGEDAQKLRKIEMEIRERFAALIQTIRIIPLYDVHKINYFPKILEQH
- a CDS encoding AbrB/MazE/SpoVT family DNA-binding domain-containing protein; translation: MIDIGKVSSRGQIAIPSEIRQRLDLKEGNKILFILDEDTLIMKKVTSETFSALTKPLRKKTKKIKEGQVNRLIHNLRK
- a CDS encoding putative toxin-antitoxin system toxin component, PIN family — translated: MYWSQAWTGDSFRILDLIDRKELKCILSMEIIKEYNRVMSSGEIIEKSRKNNLKISNIIRKVIMNSIIVEPKTRINIVEDKDDNKFIEAAVEGKADYIISQDNHLLKIKEYRGIRIMTPREFLDELFFE
- a CDS encoding HNH endonuclease codes for the protein MARYPRIRDTPERFDSQGNKLCRNCDNAVAEGRRHYCSRKCMDEFNRNNTWFFVRLDVLRRDEFRCSICNKRYNKKLLDVDHIIPIQMGGKPFEKANLRTLCKRCHKAKSRLDTEALSD